A stretch of Lactiplantibacillus brownii DNA encodes these proteins:
- a CDS encoding oxidoreductase, giving the protein MTNQVALITGASSGMGKAAAIRFHQAGYTVYAGARRLDRMADLAAQGIHTLKLDVTLPASNQAFVQAALDHEGRIDVLINDAGYGSMGAIEDVAPAEARRQFDVNVFGAANLIQLVLPTMRRQHAGKIVNNSSIGGQLYSSLGGWYYASKHALEALSDSLRLEVKDFSIDVMIIEPGGTATNWQQTAVDHMLAATPKDSAYRKMVETYALGTWHFKATGDDIAQLMLKAVTARHPKTRYQLTLMDTLAVVAARKLSYKMFDRGMRLATRLGAHSNHNQERSAESQQN; this is encoded by the coding sequence ATGACAAATCAAGTTGCTTTAATTACAGGTGCTTCATCTGGAATGGGAAAGGCCGCTGCCATCCGCTTTCATCAAGCTGGCTACACAGTGTATGCCGGTGCACGCCGCCTTGATCGGATGGCTGATTTAGCCGCACAAGGTATTCATACCCTTAAACTGGATGTGACGCTACCAGCTTCGAATCAGGCCTTTGTTCAGGCAGCGCTAGATCATGAAGGTCGCATTGATGTTTTGATCAATGACGCGGGTTATGGCTCCATGGGGGCCATTGAAGATGTGGCACCCGCTGAAGCCAGACGTCAATTTGATGTCAACGTTTTTGGCGCAGCCAATCTTATTCAACTAGTTCTCCCAACAATGCGACGCCAACATGCTGGAAAAATCGTCAATAACTCTTCCATTGGTGGTCAACTGTATTCCTCATTAGGGGGCTGGTACTATGCCTCAAAACACGCTTTAGAAGCTTTGAGTGATTCTTTACGTTTGGAAGTTAAGGACTTTAGCATTGATGTCATGATCATTGAACCAGGTGGTACCGCAACGAACTGGCAACAAACCGCAGTTGACCACATGTTAGCAGCCACACCAAAAGATTCCGCATACCGCAAAATGGTAGAAACCTATGCCTTGGGAACGTGGCATTTTAAAGCAACTGGCGACGATATTGCTCAGTTAATGCTGAAGGCCGTGACAGCACGACATCCCAAAACACGCTATCAATTAACGCTAATGGATACCCTAGCCGTGGTAGCGGCGCGAAAGTTATCTTATAAGATGTTCGATCGTGGCATGCGGTTAGCCACACGATTAGGGGCTCATAGTAACCACAATCAGGAACGATCTGCTGAAAGTCAACAAAATTAA
- a CDS encoding TetR/AcrR family transcriptional regulator, producing MKKKNEQRPQEIIDTVAKMIIDRGIVSITMPQVARRVGISQSNIYLYFHNKDDLLKQTFLTQKNLINNYLLAHFTDQPTVTAAMRLYARIIYQFALDEPIAIDVMIQYENSPIMKQVDISAEEATLDFDRITALVKHGMVTGEIRRTDPRVLLSIGYTTIINYVQAVNNRTIDPIQVPFDEILAMLEAMWKQPVNG from the coding sequence ATGAAAAAGAAAAATGAACAGCGACCACAAGAAATCATTGATACTGTTGCGAAGATGATTATTGATCGTGGGATTGTCAGCATCACGATGCCGCAAGTGGCCCGGCGCGTGGGAATTTCACAATCAAACATTTACCTGTACTTTCATAATAAAGATGATTTGCTTAAGCAGACTTTCTTAACGCAAAAAAATCTGATTAATAATTACCTGTTAGCTCATTTTACGGATCAGCCAACCGTCACGGCAGCGATGCGATTATACGCCCGGATTATCTATCAATTTGCACTCGATGAACCAATTGCCATTGACGTCATGATTCAGTACGAAAATTCACCTATTATGAAGCAAGTTGATATTTCTGCGGAAGAAGCGACATTAGATTTTGATCGGATCACGGCACTAGTCAAACACGGCATGGTAACTGGTGAAATTCGTCGCACAGATCCCAGGGTCTTATTATCGATTGGCTATACGACGATTATTAATTACGTGCAAGCCGTCAATAATCGGACGATTGATCCAATCCAGGTTCCATTTGATGAAATTTTGGCTATGCTTGAGGCCATGTGGAAACAACCAGTGAACGGTTAA
- the rbsR gene encoding ribose utilization transcriptional repressor RbsR, with protein sequence MTNKKITIRDVAQRAGVSITTVSQILNSNGGRFSKATIEKVQTAKNDLHYQADYFARRMIVKKSKTIGVLVPDITNPFFSELVRGVETILYQENFITMLCTADSDVVKEQAYLTELSHRGVDGFIIASSAIPNEAIRTVWQSQHQPLVVLDQKQAAGMSDAVMSDDRMGGRLAAQHLQALGHQQVAVLLPAKPTANIQARLAGIETVYNRQALTLIDTDLTKAAGDGAAKALLASPATAAITVSDEIAFGLYHGLVAAGKRVPDDYSIVGYDNVEMSRYVFPPLTTVAQPIFELGQTTAKLLLNRIQNPDQAWIEKRLPVKLIKRNSTARLN encoded by the coding sequence ATGACAAATAAAAAGATTACGATTAGGGACGTTGCACAACGCGCTGGCGTTTCAATTACAACCGTGTCGCAAATTTTAAACAGTAATGGTGGTCGATTTAGCAAGGCAACAATCGAAAAAGTACAGACTGCCAAAAATGACTTACATTATCAGGCAGACTACTTTGCGCGTCGAATGATTGTGAAAAAAAGTAAAACAATTGGCGTTTTGGTGCCGGACATTACAAATCCATTTTTTAGTGAACTAGTTCGCGGTGTTGAAACTATTTTGTATCAAGAGAATTTTATTACAATGCTCTGTACCGCTGACTCAGATGTCGTCAAAGAACAGGCCTATTTGACGGAACTCAGTCACCGTGGTGTTGATGGTTTTATTATCGCGAGTTCGGCCATTCCCAATGAAGCGATACGAACCGTTTGGCAAAGTCAGCACCAACCGTTAGTGGTGTTAGATCAAAAACAAGCTGCTGGAATGAGTGATGCTGTCATGAGCGATGATCGAATGGGGGGACGCTTGGCAGCGCAACATCTTCAGGCATTAGGGCATCAACAAGTGGCAGTCTTACTCCCAGCAAAGCCAACTGCCAACATCCAGGCGCGCTTGGCAGGAATTGAGACCGTGTACAATCGTCAGGCGTTAACACTTATTGATACCGATTTGACCAAAGCAGCTGGTGATGGCGCCGCCAAAGCCTTGTTAGCCTCGCCAGCAACGGCAGCAATTACGGTCAGTGATGAGATTGCTTTTGGACTCTATCATGGGTTGGTCGCGGCCGGTAAACGAGTACCGGATGATTACAGCATTGTTGGTTATGATAATGTTGAAATGAGTCGCTATGTATTCCCACCCTTAACGACGGTGGCGCAACCAATCTTTGAACTTGGTCAAACGACCGCCAAATTATTATTGAATCGTATTCAGAATCCAGACCAGGCCTGGATTGAGAAACGGTTACCAGTTAAATTAATTAAAAGAAATTCAACCGCACGCTTGAATTAA
- the rbsK gene encoding ribokinase, protein MKTVTVIGSINLDRTIRVKNMPKPGETIHTKEIFSAGGGKGANQAVAAKRSGATTNFIGAVGDDDAGKVMLDLLGQEEINLTGIQTIANLATGQAYVTVDDAGENQIMIHAGANEAFTPEYVQAKAALIKESDLLVAQFESAVKSTIAGFKVARSAGVTTILNPAPAMAKVPAELLAVTDMIVPNETETETLTGIHVTDEASMQAAAAKLHALGIAAVIITIGSKGAFYDVAGRHGIIPAFKVKAVDTTSAGDTFIGAMSSALNPDFSNLEAAIRYGNLASSLAVQRFGAQPSIPYRNELMTKDEA, encoded by the coding sequence ATGAAAACAGTCACAGTTATCGGAAGTATTAATTTAGACCGGACGATCCGGGTTAAAAATATGCCTAAACCTGGCGAAACGATTCATACAAAAGAAATTTTTTCAGCTGGCGGTGGTAAGGGTGCGAACCAAGCGGTCGCAGCTAAACGGTCTGGTGCGACCACGAACTTCATTGGCGCAGTCGGTGACGATGATGCTGGTAAGGTTATGTTAGATCTGCTAGGTCAAGAAGAGATCAATTTGACCGGTATTCAAACTATTGCGAATTTAGCAACTGGTCAAGCCTATGTGACCGTTGATGATGCTGGCGAAAATCAGATCATGATCCATGCCGGTGCTAATGAGGCGTTTACCCCCGAGTATGTGCAAGCTAAAGCGGCGTTAATCAAAGAAAGTGATTTACTGGTTGCTCAATTTGAAAGCGCTGTCAAATCCACAATTGCCGGGTTTAAAGTGGCCCGATCAGCTGGTGTAACGACTATTTTGAATCCAGCACCAGCAATGGCAAAGGTTCCTGCTGAGTTGTTAGCGGTAACGGATATGATCGTTCCAAATGAAACTGAAACCGAAACTTTAACTGGGATTCACGTGACCGATGAAGCCAGCATGCAAGCAGCAGCGGCCAAACTACATGCGTTGGGAATTGCGGCGGTCATCATTACGATTGGGAGTAAAGGGGCCTTCTATGATGTTGCTGGTCGGCACGGTATTATTCCAGCTTTTAAAGTTAAAGCCGTGGATACGACTTCTGCTGGGGACACGTTTATTGGCGCCATGAGTAGTGCTTTAAATCCTGATTTCAGTAACTTGGAAGCTGCGATTCGTTATGGTAATTTAGCCTCTTCGTTAGCTGTACAACGCTTTGGTGCTCAACCATCGATTCCCTATCGCAACGAACTAATGACGAAAGATGAGGCGTAA
- the rbsD gene encoding D-ribose pyranase: MKKGTVINSDLSRVISQMGHFDRLSIGDAGMPVPMGTEKIDLAVQNGIPSFMQVLNNVLAELEVQRIYLAEEIKTENPAMLKQIQKRLPETPITFIPHREMKQDLAKCRAFVRTGEMTPYANIQLESGVTF; this comes from the coding sequence ATGAAAAAAGGGACTGTAATTAATTCTGATCTGTCACGGGTCATTTCTCAAATGGGGCACTTTGATCGATTAAGTATTGGAGATGCTGGGATGCCGGTTCCGATGGGGACTGAAAAAATTGATCTGGCCGTCCAAAATGGCATTCCAAGCTTTATGCAAGTTCTTAACAACGTATTGGCAGAACTTGAAGTACAACGAATCTATTTGGCAGAAGAAATCAAAACGGAAAATCCAGCGATGCTAAAACAAATTCAAAAAAGGTTACCAGAGACGCCCATCACGTTTATCCCGCATCGTGAAATGAAACAAGACTTAGCTAAGTGCCGAGCCTTTGTGCGGACGGGGGAAATGACGCCTTACGCGAACATCCAATTGGAAAGTGGCGTCACATTCTAA
- the rbsU gene encoding ribose/proton symporter RbsU, with translation MNATALLIGLGPLLGWGLYPTIASKIGGRPVNQILGSTLGTLIFALVLALIQGLAFPTGTDLVFSIISGIGWASAQIVTFKVFGMVGSSRAMPITTAFQLLGASLWGVFALGDWPGNTAKILGALALIFIIIGATLTVWAEKKDSGNRQMLRRAVLWLAVGELGYWAYSAAPQATNIDGVHAFLPQAIGMLLASVVYAIFLSLRGEKAAITESISYKHIFSGFFFAFAALTYLISAQPDMNGLATGFILSQTSVVLATLTGIWFLAQKKTRREMQVTVLGLILILGAATVTVLI, from the coding sequence ATGAACGCAACCGCATTACTCATTGGTTTAGGACCGCTGCTTGGCTGGGGCTTATATCCCACGATTGCTTCAAAAATCGGTGGTCGTCCAGTGAACCAAATCCTAGGGTCAACTTTAGGAACCTTGATCTTTGCCTTAGTTTTAGCCTTAATTCAAGGACTAGCCTTCCCCACTGGGACCGACTTAGTTTTTTCAATTATTTCAGGAATCGGCTGGGCGAGTGCCCAAATCGTGACCTTTAAAGTCTTCGGGATGGTCGGTTCATCGCGAGCAATGCCAATTACGACTGCCTTTCAATTATTGGGAGCGTCCTTATGGGGTGTTTTTGCCCTAGGAGATTGGCCAGGGAACACTGCAAAAATTTTGGGTGCTTTAGCCTTGATTTTCATTATTATCGGGGCGACGTTAACGGTCTGGGCAGAGAAAAAGGATTCTGGCAATCGTCAAATGCTACGTCGGGCAGTCCTTTGGTTAGCGGTTGGTGAACTTGGCTACTGGGCCTATTCCGCTGCGCCACAGGCCACTAATATTGATGGAGTGCATGCTTTCTTGCCACAAGCGATTGGAATGTTACTGGCCAGTGTGGTTTATGCCATCTTTTTGAGCTTGCGAGGTGAGAAAGCTGCGATTACGGAAAGCATTTCATATAAACATATTTTCTCCGGTTTCTTCTTTGCTTTTGCGGCACTAACTTACTTGATCTCCGCTCAGCCGGATATGAATGGATTAGCGACTGGTTTTATCTTGTCACAGACCTCAGTCGTACTAGCGACTTTAACTGGAATCTGGTTCTTAGCGCAAAAGAAAACGCGTCGCGAAATGCAAGTAACTGTCCTAGGCTTAATCTTAATTTTAGGTGCGGCAACGGTGACCGTTTTAATCTAG
- a CDS encoding metal ABC transporter ATP-binding protein, translating into MLDIQNLTVAYDDTPVLTDVAVHFNTGKITGIIGPNGAGKSTLIKAMLGLINAQTGTTTYGGRPLKQMQCQLAYVEQRKDLDLSFPITVFEVVLTGTYGQLGLFRRPGKAERAASLAALAQVGLSEFADRQIGNLSGGQLQRVFVARAIVQQAEIIILDEPFVGIDLQSEAAIMTILKQWRDAGKTIIVVHHDLNKVSRYFDDLVILNHGIVDAGTVAEVYRPANIAKTFSKDLSKVLFTGAEEGAL; encoded by the coding sequence ATGTTAGACATTCAGAACCTGACCGTGGCTTACGATGACACACCAGTTTTAACTGATGTTGCCGTTCACTTTAACACCGGCAAGATTACTGGAATCATTGGTCCCAACGGTGCGGGTAAATCAACGTTGATCAAGGCTATGCTTGGCTTGATTAACGCACAAACAGGTACGACGACGTATGGTGGTCGGCCGCTTAAACAAATGCAGTGTCAATTAGCCTATGTCGAACAACGGAAGGATCTAGATTTATCGTTCCCGATTACGGTGTTTGAGGTCGTTCTTACGGGAACTTATGGTCAATTAGGATTATTTCGGCGACCCGGAAAAGCGGAACGGGCAGCGAGTTTAGCCGCGCTGGCACAAGTCGGTCTAAGTGAATTTGCTGATCGTCAAATTGGCAATTTATCTGGTGGCCAATTGCAACGCGTTTTCGTAGCGCGTGCGATTGTGCAACAGGCAGAAATTATTATTTTGGATGAACCCTTTGTCGGGATTGATCTCCAAAGTGAGGCCGCCATTATGACGATTTTGAAACAGTGGCGTGACGCTGGTAAAACGATTATCGTGGTCCATCATGATTTAAATAAAGTATCACGTTACTTTGACGATTTGGTGATCTTGAACCATGGCATTGTGGATGCGGGCACGGTGGCTGAGGTGTATCGACCTGCCAATATTGCGAAAACTTTCAGTAAGGATCTTTCAAAGGTACTGTTTACGGGTGCCGAGGAGGGTGCGTTATGA
- a CDS encoding metal ABC transporter permease — protein sequence MTTITTFVAALGRYDFLQSALITAIMVGVMSGIIGCFIILRGMSMMGDAISHAVLPGVAVAYMLGINVLIGASVFGLLAAGLIGFVASHSKLKTDTSIGIVFSAFYALGFILISLAESATNLHHILFGNILAVSDTDIMTTTVVLGLVILFVVFFYKELLVTSFDATFAKTYGLKVQLLHYALMLVLTLVTVSALQTVGIILVVAMLITPAATAFLWTDKLATMLVLAATIGAVAAVIGLYFSYTLNWASGPAIVLIAAIIFGISFLISPKQALFTNLRRPRQVPA from the coding sequence ATGACAACGATTACGACTTTTGTGGCCGCACTCGGACGTTATGATTTTCTACAAAGTGCCTTGATAACGGCGATTATGGTCGGGGTGATGTCCGGTATTATCGGCTGTTTCATTATTTTACGCGGAATGTCTATGATGGGGGACGCTATCTCACATGCCGTATTGCCTGGGGTGGCCGTAGCATACATGTTAGGGATAAATGTGTTGATTGGTGCGTCAGTTTTTGGCCTCCTAGCTGCCGGATTGATCGGATTTGTGGCTAGTCATAGTAAGTTAAAAACAGATACGTCAATCGGTATCGTATTTTCGGCATTTTACGCGTTAGGGTTTATTCTAATCTCGCTTGCAGAGAGTGCCACGAATTTACATCACATTTTATTTGGTAATATTCTGGCCGTGAGCGATACGGATATCATGACCACAACGGTGGTGCTGGGCTTGGTGATCCTCTTTGTCGTCTTTTTCTACAAGGAACTCCTAGTGACCTCGTTTGACGCGACGTTTGCCAAGACCTATGGCTTAAAAGTCCAACTATTGCACTATGCCCTAATGCTAGTTTTGACGCTCGTCACGGTGTCAGCCTTACAGACGGTTGGGATTATTCTGGTGGTTGCGATGCTTATTACGCCAGCTGCCACGGCGTTTTTGTGGACGGATAAGTTGGCGACGATGTTAGTTTTAGCTGCGACGATTGGTGCTGTCGCTGCGGTGATCGGTTTGTACTTTAGTTATACCTTGAACTGGGCTTCGGGTCCGGCAATTGTGTTGATTGCAGCGATTATCTTCGGTATTTCATTCTTGATTTCGCCTAAACAAGCGCTGTTCACCAATTTACGGCGGCCAAGGCAGGTGCCAGCATGA
- a CDS encoding metal ABC transporter solute-binding protein, Zn/Mn family: MKKNFVAVLAVILMISGVALFLQQRQQVEAETTRQPGNLRVVSTNSIIDDMVKQVGGDKVTAYSIVKRGTDPHEYEPQPTDITATADADVVFYNGLQLETGGNGWFKKLVKASKKDFDEDVFAASQGVTVRYLTTNRHEADPHAWLDLANGQQYVETISRVLQQKDPENAAFYQKNARAYQAKLAKLHQSSQAKFAKLPANQRLLVTSEGAFKYFAAAYQIQAAYIWEVNTESQGTPEQMQAVVKKIRQSNVKNLFVETSVSPKSMQKLSQETDLPIKATLYTDSLGAAGSTGATYYQMMHWNLTKIYQGLANS; encoded by the coding sequence ATGAAAAAGAATTTCGTTGCCGTGTTGGCAGTGATTCTCATGATCAGTGGCGTGGCGCTATTTCTGCAACAACGCCAGCAAGTTGAAGCGGAGACGACTAGGCAGCCCGGTAACTTGCGGGTGGTTAGTACCAATTCGATCATAGACGACATGGTGAAACAAGTTGGTGGCGACAAAGTGACGGCTTACTCAATCGTGAAACGGGGAACGGATCCCCACGAATACGAGCCACAACCCACAGATATTACCGCTACTGCGGATGCTGATGTGGTTTTCTATAACGGTTTACAGCTTGAAACGGGCGGCAACGGCTGGTTTAAAAAGTTGGTCAAAGCTTCAAAAAAAGATTTTGATGAGGACGTCTTTGCGGCCAGCCAGGGAGTAACGGTTCGCTATCTAACGACGAATCGACATGAAGCCGATCCTCATGCTTGGTTGGATTTAGCCAATGGGCAACAATACGTTGAGACAATCAGTCGAGTGTTACAGCAAAAGGACCCCGAAAACGCGGCATTTTATCAGAAGAATGCCCGAGCCTATCAGGCCAAGTTGGCGAAATTACATCAAAGTTCGCAAGCAAAATTTGCAAAATTACCAGCCAATCAACGTTTATTAGTCACTTCTGAAGGGGCGTTTAAATATTTTGCAGCGGCGTATCAGATTCAGGCGGCTTATATATGGGAAGTCAATACTGAATCACAAGGCACCCCCGAACAAATGCAAGCCGTGGTGAAAAAGATTCGACAGTCCAATGTGAAAAATCTATTTGTGGAGACCTCGGTGTCACCCAAGTCGATGCAAAAGCTATCACAGGAAACCGACTTGCCGATCAAGGCGACTTTGTATACAGATTCGTTGGGAGCGGCTGGGTCGACTGGTGCCACCTATTATCAGATGATGCACTGGAATCTAACCAAGATTTACCAAGGCCTGGCTAATTCATAA
- a CDS encoding LysR substrate-binding domain-containing protein: MNTKDLDYFHQLILQKNFSKVATFFNVSQPTITTAIKRLETEFNTKLIIRDRVHNELSPTASGEQLAEHAAIILRQLTIAKQEIHNLTQQQIVLGLPPIIENHYFPQIAAKLAAAELLATIQTVEGGSIALREAVRNGRVDMALLGSVEPLSYQTLLAEEFDRQPFSIFVSREHPLAGRKRLYFSELRHENFVFFNSNFVHNNAFNKLTRRNHFRPNIVFRSNDTHVLMKLIAENVGVGFLTNVVDHYNDNVVRLELLDDEQPEFITSIVYRTSHILTPPQLKLLEILHSALETE; this comes from the coding sequence ATGAACACAAAAGATTTAGACTATTTTCATCAATTAATTTTACAAAAAAACTTTTCAAAAGTGGCAACTTTTTTCAATGTCAGTCAGCCCACAATCACGACCGCCATTAAACGATTGGAAACTGAATTCAATACAAAATTAATTATTCGCGATCGAGTACATAACGAATTGAGCCCCACTGCTAGTGGTGAGCAGTTAGCAGAACACGCCGCGATCATTCTCCGTCAGCTAACGATTGCCAAACAAGAAATCCACAATTTAACTCAACAACAGATTGTGCTAGGTTTACCGCCAATTATTGAAAATCATTATTTTCCACAAATTGCGGCCAAACTAGCCGCTGCAGAACTGTTAGCGACGATTCAAACCGTCGAGGGTGGTTCAATTGCCCTGCGTGAAGCCGTTCGTAATGGGCGCGTCGACATGGCGTTATTAGGTTCGGTGGAACCCCTCTCCTATCAAACCTTGCTTGCTGAAGAGTTCGACCGCCAACCCTTTAGCATCTTCGTTTCACGTGAACATCCACTGGCCGGTAGAAAGCGACTCTACTTTAGTGAATTACGACACGAAAATTTTGTTTTCTTCAATAGTAATTTCGTGCATAATAATGCTTTTAACAAGCTGACCCGCCGCAATCACTTTCGTCCAAATATTGTTTTTAGATCCAATGACACCCATGTTTTAATGAAACTTATTGCCGAAAATGTCGGGGTGGGCTTTCTCACTAATGTCGTCGATCATTACAATGACAATGTTGTCCGCTTAGAACTGCTCGATGATGAACAGCCTGAATTCATCACGAGCATTGTTTACCGCACCTCCCATATTTTGACACCACCACAATTAAAGTTATTAGAAATTTTGCACAGCGCCTTGGAAACTGAGTAA
- a CDS encoding malolactic enzyme gives MTQTADRILNNPFLNKGTAFTKAERQQLGLTGTLPSAVQNIEEQTTQAYGQFQSKATRLEKRIFLMNLFNENRTLFYHLMDQHVVEFMPIVYDPVVADSIEQYNQLFLDPQNAAFVSVDAPEDVEATLKNAAEGRDIRLVVVTDAEGILGMGDWGVNGVDIAVGKLMVYTAAAGIDPSQVLPVSIDAGTNNQKLLDDPMYLGNRHKRVYGDQYYDVIDKFVVAEQKLFPESLLHWEDFGRSNAQVILDKYKDKIATFNDDIQGTGMVVLAGILGALNISKESIKDQKILSFGAGTAGMGIANQIMDELMQAGLTEAEAKQHFYAVDKQGLLFDDTEDLTPAQKAFTRSRSEFSNADELTNLAAVVKAVHPTVMIGTSTQPGTFTESIIKEMAAHTDRPIIFPLSNPTKLAEAKAEDLIKWTDGRALIATGIPADDVEYKGVTYQIGQGNNALMYPGLGFGLIAATAKVLNSETLSAACHALGGIVDTSKPGAAVLPPVAKITEFSQTLAEVVAQSVLDQKLNKEPIASAKQAVADMKWVPEYK, from the coding sequence ATGACTCAAACTGCAGATCGAATTTTAAATAACCCATTTTTAAATAAAGGGACGGCGTTCACGAAAGCGGAACGTCAACAATTAGGTTTAACTGGGACGTTACCTAGTGCCGTACAAAACATTGAAGAACAAACGACCCAAGCTTATGGGCAATTCCAAAGTAAGGCAACTCGCTTAGAAAAACGGATTTTCTTAATGAATCTGTTCAATGAAAATCGGACATTGTTCTATCATTTGATGGACCAACACGTCGTGGAATTTATGCCAATCGTATATGATCCGGTTGTTGCGGATTCCATCGAACAATACAATCAATTATTCTTAGATCCTCAAAATGCGGCTTTCGTTTCAGTTGATGCGCCAGAAGACGTTGAAGCTACTTTGAAGAATGCTGCTGAAGGCCGTGATATCCGCTTAGTTGTGGTTACGGATGCAGAAGGTATTCTAGGGATGGGTGACTGGGGTGTCAACGGGGTAGATATCGCGGTTGGTAAGCTGATGGTTTACACCGCTGCTGCCGGGATCGACCCATCACAAGTCTTACCAGTTAGTATCGATGCTGGGACGAATAACCAAAAATTATTGGATGATCCAATGTATCTTGGAAATCGTCACAAACGAGTTTATGGTGATCAATATTATGATGTGATCGATAAATTCGTTGTTGCTGAACAAAAGTTATTCCCAGAATCACTCTTACATTGGGAAGATTTTGGTCGTTCAAATGCCCAAGTCATTTTGGACAAATACAAGGACAAGATTGCAACTTTCAATGATGATATCCAAGGTACTGGGATGGTCGTTTTAGCCGGAATTCTAGGGGCTTTGAACATTTCTAAGGAAAGCATTAAAGATCAAAAAATCTTATCCTTTGGTGCTGGGACTGCCGGCATGGGGATCGCCAATCAAATCATGGACGAATTGATGCAAGCTGGCTTGACTGAAGCTGAAGCCAAACAACATTTTTATGCGGTTGATAAGCAAGGGTTGTTATTCGATGACACCGAAGACTTAACACCAGCTCAAAAAGCATTTACGCGTTCACGGAGCGAATTCAGTAACGCTGACGAATTGACTAATTTAGCAGCCGTCGTTAAAGCCGTTCATCCAACTGTAATGATTGGGACATCAACTCAACCAGGTACCTTTACCGAAAGTATTATTAAAGAAATGGCTGCCCATACGGATCGACCAATCATCTTCCCATTATCAAATCCGACGAAATTAGCAGAAGCTAAGGCCGAAGATTTGATCAAATGGACCGATGGCCGTGCTTTGATCGCCACTGGGATTCCAGCTGATGATGTTGAATACAAGGGTGTGACATATCAAATCGGGCAAGGAAACAACGCCCTCATGTACCCAGGTCTTGGTTTCGGCTTGATTGCGGCGACTGCCAAAGTCTTGAACAGTGAAACCTTATCCGCAGCTTGCCATGCTTTAGGTGGCATCGTGGATACGTCTAAGCCCGGGGCAGCAGTTTTACCACCCGTGGCTAAAATTACAGAATTTTCACAAACGTTAGCTGAAGTTGTGGCACAAAGTGTGCTCGACCAAAAGCTGAACAAGGAACCAATTGCGAGTGCCAAGCAAGCAGTTGCTGACATGAAGTGGGTCCCAGAATACAAATAG